In the genome of Propionispora hippei DSM 15287, the window ATTGTGCGGCTGGGTTGCCCGCCGGCGTGACCATGGCGGTTTAATTTTCATTGATTTAAGAGACCGCTCCGGCATTGTGCAAATTGTGTTCTCTTCGGATGCATATGCCGATATTTTCAAAAAGGCGGAAACGGTACGCAGCGAATACGTACTTTGCGTAAAGGGGAAAGTGGGCCTGCGGTCGCCGGAAACAGTTAACGCCAACGTGGCTACCGGTGAAATCGAGATATATGGCGAGGAACTGCGGATTTTAAATGCCGCTAAGACACCTCCGTTTTATATCCAGGACAATGTGGATGTCGATGAGTTATTGCGCCTCAAGTACCGGTATTTGGACTTGCGCCGTCCGGAAATGCAGCGTAACTTGATGCTCCGTCATCATGTCACCAAAGCTATGCGCGATTTTTTCGATCATAATGGTTTTGTCGAAATTGAAACACCAATGCTGATGAAAAGCTCGCCGGAAGGTGCCCGCGACTATTTGGTGCCCAGCCGGGTGAATCCTGGAAAGTTTTTTGCCTTGCCGCAGTCTCCGCAGATTTTTAAACAAATTTTGATGGTGGCCGGTATGGAGCGGTATTTTCAGATTGTCCGCTGCTTCCGTGACGAAGATTTGCGGGCTGACCGGCAGCCTGAATTTACCCAGTTGGATATTGAAATGTCCTTCCTGGACCGCGAGGAAATTCTTGTCATGATGGAAAACATGATTGCTTATCTGTTCAAGGAAACCATGAAGATGGACATCCCGACACCCTTTTTGCGATTGAGCTATGAAGATGCGATGGCCCGGTATGGTTCCGATAAACCGGATCTCCGGTTCGGCATGGAACTGATGGATATTTCCGACGCGGTACGCGGTTCGGACTTCAAAGTGTTTGAGACCGTCCTGGCTAACGGCGGTCAGGTAAAGGCAATCAATGTTAAAGGTTATTCCCAAATACCTAGACGTGAATTGGACGGTCTGGTTGAATATGTGAATATCTATGGCGCCAAAGGGCTGGCCTGGATTTGTTACACGGCGGAAGGAATTAAATCTCCGATCACCAAGTTCTTTAGTGAAGAAAAAGTCCAGCACATATTGTCTGCCACCAACGCTCAGGAAGGTGATTTGCTTCTGATTATTGCCGATAAACCGGCAGTAGTAGCCGCCGCTTTGGGCCAACTGCGGCTGGAAATGGCGCGGCGGCTTAATTTGATTGATTCCGATGCCTTGTCGTTCCTGTGGGTTGTCGATTTCCCCATGTTTGAGTATGATGAGGAAGAAAAACGCTGGACGGCTATGCATCACCCGTTTACCGCTCCCCGCGATGAGGATGCTGCACTGATCGACACCAATCCGGGGCAGATGAAAGCAAAAGCCTATGATATGATTTTGAACGGCACCGAAATTGGCGGCGGCAGTATCCGGATTTACAACCGCGATTTACAAGAAAAGGTGTTTAAAGCAATCGGATTGAGCAAGGAAGAAGCTATGGAAAAATTCGGTTACCTGCTGGAAGCCTTTGAATATGGTACGCCTCCTCATGGCGGTATCGCTTTTGGTTTGGACCGGATGATCATGTTGATGGCCAAGCGTTCTTCGATCCGTGATGTCATTGCCTTCCCCAAAACGCAAAGCGCCACCGACGTAATGACTCAGGCGCCTTCGGAGGTATCGCCGGCGCAGCTTAAGGAACTGTCGATTAAGACGGATATTGTACTTAAAAAGCCGGCCGGCAAATAAATTGAGACTTGTTTCAGGGGTGTTTTGACACCCCCTGAAGCTTAGTCGGAAGTATCCAGGAAGATCGTCGCTCGACTGTGCCTATGAGGGGCATAACTCCC includes:
- the aspS gene encoding aspartate--tRNA ligase, with protein sequence MDTMVGLKRTHSCNDLNKAMNGEAVVLCGWVARRRDHGGLIFIDLRDRSGIVQIVFSSDAYADIFKKAETVRSEYVLCVKGKVGLRSPETVNANVATGEIEIYGEELRILNAAKTPPFYIQDNVDVDELLRLKYRYLDLRRPEMQRNLMLRHHVTKAMRDFFDHNGFVEIETPMLMKSSPEGARDYLVPSRVNPGKFFALPQSPQIFKQILMVAGMERYFQIVRCFRDEDLRADRQPEFTQLDIEMSFLDREEILVMMENMIAYLFKETMKMDIPTPFLRLSYEDAMARYGSDKPDLRFGMELMDISDAVRGSDFKVFETVLANGGQVKAINVKGYSQIPRRELDGLVEYVNIYGAKGLAWICYTAEGIKSPITKFFSEEKVQHILSATNAQEGDLLLIIADKPAVVAAALGQLRLEMARRLNLIDSDALSFLWVVDFPMFEYDEEEKRWTAMHHPFTAPRDEDAALIDTNPGQMKAKAYDMILNGTEIGGGSIRIYNRDLQEKVFKAIGLSKEEAMEKFGYLLEAFEYGTPPHGGIAFGLDRMIMLMAKRSSIRDVIAFPKTQSATDVMTQAPSEVSPAQLKELSIKTDIVLKKPAGK